The nucleotide sequence CTACTTTGAGTCCAATCATACTTCTATGCTTTTCTGATTTAGCAAAATTGGACATACTATGTTTCCGGACAAATGGTTTATGGGTATACATGAATCTACTATAAATTTGTTGGAGATTGCTGGAATGATAAAAAGAAGACTTGAGTTTATATTTGTTTTTATTTTAATGGCGTGTTTTTATATTGTTCTTTTCACAGGTTATAGCCAGAATTTCAAAGTATCAGCCATATTGATATATGCGGTAATCATTTTTATTAGCATGTATTCATTGATGCTTGAAAACCGTTCGGCTCAGCACACGCTGATGTGGATGTATGTCATGCTGCTTTTTCCTGTAGGCGGCTATTTCTTCTACTTGTTTTCTGGCCAGTTGTATTTGAAGGGTTATTTATATAAAAGTAAGCGTACGAGAGATCGTGATCAGTGGGAAAAACTGATGAGGAAGGAAGAGTCGAGGGACCTATCTTTTTTAATCGAGAATCAGCAATGCTTTGCAAAATATGCAAAGAATGCATCATTGACACCGATTACCACTGCTTCCAAGGCAAAGATACTGAAAAATGGGGAAGCGACTTTTTCCGAACTGAAAAAGGAATTGCGTGAAGCTAAAAAATTCATCCATATGGAATATTATATCTTCAGGTCTGACCGGCTTGGCAGAGAGGTTATTGATATTCTGGTTGAAAAAGCCAGGCAGGGTGTCGAGGTGTTGTTCATTTTCGATGCTGCTGGAAGCATGAACATCGCAGCCGCAGATTTAAAGAATATGCATGATGCAGGCATTAAAGCGGCTCCATTTTCTCCGCTGAAGTATGGATTCTTCAATCAAAAATTCAATTTTCGCAATCACCGGAAAATTGTCATTATTGATGGAGAAATCGGGTTTGTTGGCGGTTTGAACGTCGGGGTTGAATATTTAGGAGAAAATGACAAAATCGGTTTCTGGCGTGATACTCACATGATGCTGACAGGGGAGTCAGTCTATACTCTTCACAATGTCTTCCTGCTTGATTGGGAATATATAAGCGGAGAGAAGGTACCGGAGTATCATCAAGCCATGAAGAAACCC is from Mesobacillus boroniphilus and encodes:
- the cls gene encoding cardiolipin synthase, which gives rise to MIKRRLEFIFVFILMACFYIVLFTGYSQNFKVSAILIYAVIIFISMYSLMLENRSAQHTLMWMYVMLLFPVGGYFFYLFSGQLYLKGYLYKSKRTRDRDQWEKLMRKEESRDLSFLIENQQCFAKYAKNASLTPITTASKAKILKNGEATFSELKKELREAKKFIHMEYYIFRSDRLGREVIDILVEKARQGVEVLFIFDAAGSMNIAAADLKNMHDAGIKAAPFSPLKYGFFNQKFNFRNHRKIVIIDGEIGFVGGLNVGVEYLGENDKIGFWRDTHMMLTGESVYTLHNVFLLDWEYISGEKVPEYHQAMKKPQEDDELDGAIQVVPSGPDTQQGIMSDFYYTMMSCATKSIWIATPYFVPDEAIRTALRVAAAKGIEVRIMVPEINDSYLTQYASRSYYSELLRNGAEIYSYKKGFLHQKVIIVDGNIASIGTANLDMRSFHLNFEVNVFLFGTSSIRDLVAHYEEDLEDSEKISAVQYHKRGLWERTKESFARLFSGAL